A portion of the Alphaproteobacteria bacterium genome contains these proteins:
- a CDS encoding transketolase: MDETTSRNSFDPDAAKRRCLAFRRRILEVSQQVTALHIGSAYSCTEIVDCVYYGLMNRGADGTTNDRFLMSKGHGCMIQYAILEDLGILSRKDMDEYCTAEGILGCHPDYGNPGIEASTGSLGHGLSMAVGMAYATKVARENGLVYCVLSDGEVQEGSTWEATMMASSFGVNNLVAFIDNNDFQSLGRTSETHPSFYPVREKFEAFGWECAEVDGHESLAIFDAVNSRRGDKPFMAVCKTTKGKGVSYMENVPIWHYRSPSPEEYQTALEELAGASS; the protein is encoded by the coding sequence ATGGATGAAACGACATCACGGAACAGTTTTGACCCGGACGCCGCGAAGCGCCGTTGCCTGGCCTTTCGCCGGCGCATCCTGGAAGTGTCGCAGCAGGTCACCGCGCTGCATATCGGTTCCGCATACTCCTGCACGGAAATTGTCGATTGCGTCTATTACGGTCTCATGAACCGCGGAGCCGACGGTACGACCAATGACCGGTTCCTGATGTCCAAGGGACATGGCTGCATGATCCAGTATGCCATACTTGAAGATCTGGGGATTTTGAGTCGAAAGGACATGGACGAATATTGCACGGCCGAAGGCATTCTCGGCTGTCACCCCGACTACGGAAACCCGGGAATCGAGGCGTCGACCGGATCGCTGGGGCATGGATTGTCGATGGCGGTGGGCATGGCCTATGCGACGAAGGTGGCCAGGGAAAACGGCCTCGTCTATTGCGTGCTGAGCGACGGCGAAGTCCAGGAGGGATCGACCTGGGAGGCGACCATGATGGCGTCTTCGTTCGGCGTGAATAACCTGGTCGCGTTCATCGACAATAATGATTTCCAGAGCCTGGGCCGGACGAGCGAGACGCATCCGAGTTTTTATCCGGTCAGGGAAAAATTTGAGGCGTTCGGCTGGGAATGCGCGGAAGTCGACGGGCATGAATCACTGGCGATTTTCGATGCCGTTAATTCGCGGCGCGGCGACAAACCGTTTATGGCGGTGTGCAAGACCACAAAGGGGAAGGGCGTCAGCTATATGGAAAATGTTCCGATCTGGCACTACCGTTCGCCCAGCCCGGAGGAATATCAGACCGCCTTGGAAGAGTTGGCCGGGGCGTCGTCATGA